The Mangrovibacterium diazotrophicum DNA window AACACATCTATCATGAAAAACAGAATAAATCAACTATTTCAAGATAAAAAGGAAAATATCCTTTCCGTTTACTTTACTGCAGGATATCCGAAACTGGATGATACCGTTTCAATCATTGAAAAACTAGTTGCCAACGGTGTTGACCTGATTGAAATTGGGATGCCATTCTCGGATCCCGTGGCCGACGGTCCGGTCATTCAACACAGCAGCTTGATCGCGTTGAAAAACGGTATGACCATTAAAACGCTTTTTGAACAACTAAAAGGCATTCGCGAGAAAGTGAATATTCCTCTGATTCTGATGGGCTACCTCAACCCGGTGATTCAATTCGGCGTGGAGAAATTTTGCGAAAAGTGTTCAGAAGTCGGAATCGACGGCCTCATCCTGCCCGACCTTCCGCTAAATGAATACCAGGAAAACTACCGCGAGGTGTTTGCCAAATATAATCTGCACAACATTCTGCTAATAACACCGCAAACTTCGGAAAAGCGACTAGTCGAAATCGACGAAGCTTCAAGCGGCTTCATCTATATGGTTTCCAGCTCTTCAACAACCGGGGCAAAAAACAGTGTAGCCGATTTCCATATCGACTATTTTGAGCGTATTCAGAACATGAAACTAAAGAATCCCCGCGTGATCGGGTTTGGTATTTCGAACCAAGAAACCTTTTATAATGCCTGTAAATACGCGCAAGGTGCTATCATTGGAAGTGCCTTTGTAAAAGCTTTGGAAGGTGAAACAACACTTGATGAGAAGATTTCAAATTTTGTTAATCAAGTTGTAAAAACAGTGTAATCGCACTGCCGTTACTTTGCGCTGAATCAAAAACGTTAATGTTTTAAAACAACAAAGACGTTGTACTCAAAAATTAAACTGTAATACAAAGATTTAGCGTTCAATAAATTTTTCAGACACGGTTAAACAATGTTAAGTACAAATAAATCGTTGGATAATCGTATTGAACCGAGTAAATTTATGCAAGTAACAACTAAAAAAAAACGTTCAAACCATGAATGAGTATGCTAAAGTGATTCTTCCAAAGGTAAGTTTCAGCAAAGACTTGTTCCGCAAAGAACTTTCAAAATGTGTAAACTGGGTGGAACATCCCGAAGAACTGGATGAATTAAACAAGTGGTGCTATGAAAATTTCGGGGAAATATACCCGGAAATACTCGATGAAGTTTTTTCACATAACGCTGCATAATAAAGGCTCCCTACAGGGGGCCTTTCTCATTTCTTAGCGGTCCATCCACTCTTTGAACGCATTGACTTTTTCGCGGCTAACCAGAATATCGCCGGGCTGGTGCCCATTTTTCAATTTCACTTTTAAGCGACTTCCGGAATATATAATGACATCGGAAACGAAATTGAGATTCACCAGGAAATTCCGATTAACGCGGAAAAAGCGCTGCGGATCCAACTGCTTTCCCAGCTGATCAAGCGATGAATCGATCGCCAGCATCTTCTCTTCCCGATCCAGAATGAAGGTACTTTTCTCCTCCACAAAAAAACAGGCAACCTCATCAACAGACACCGACTTATACCGTTGTCCAACTTTGACAAAAAAACGGGATTTATACGTTTGATTGAATTGCGCCAATAATTGGTTCAATTTGGTTTGGAAGCCTTTCAAGTCCGACTGCGAGTTTTGGTACAACGACCGAAATTTCTCCAAAGCCGCTCCCAAATCGTCACGGCTAATCGGCTTAAGCAGGTAATCGACGCTATTCACCTTAAAGGCCTTCATAGCGTATTCATTGTAAGCCGTAGTGAAAATAACCGGAGCTTCCACTTTAACCAACTCAAAAATCTCGAAGCTAAGTCCATCTGCCAGCCGGATGTCCATAAAAATGAGATCGGGGGACGAGTTGACCACGAACCATTCAGCAGCCTGGCTAACCGACTCCAAACAAGCGATCACTTCGATCCTGTCGTCAACTTCCGAAATCAACTTCTTCAGTCGGATTACTGCCGGTTCTTCATCTTCAACGATTACGACTTTCATCTGATTCCATTATTGGTATTTTCACTGTAAACTCATCGTAGGTCTCCCTCAAAACCAAGTCTCGGCCACAAATCTGCCGAACCCGTTCAGCCAGGTTATTCAAGCCGGTTCCGGTTGAATGCTCGAGCGTTTGCATGGCTTGTTTATTATTTGAAACCCGAATATAACCGTCGGTATCTGCAGAAATATTGATCACCAACGGCTTTTCGTTGGTCGCCGCATTATGCTTCAGCGCATTCTCGACCAACAACTGAATAGAGACCGGCAGTACAAAGAGCTTTTCCGGAATATCTGCATCGATATTCAACCTAAATTTTTCCTTCCCGCGCAACTGGTGCAGGTAAAAATACGACTGCACAAAGCGCAGTTCCTCTTCAATCTGAACCAAAACCTGTTGATTGTGATCGAGCACATAGCGATAGGTTGACGCCAGTTTTTGTATAAACTCGTCGGCCAAATCAGCATCGGTATGAACCAGCGTTGAAAGTGTGTTCAGGCTATTAAATAGAAAGTGCGGGTTAACCTGGTTTTTCAACGTCTGGTACTGGTAGATCAGCTTCTCTTCCTGAAGTTTTTGCATCCTTCGGATTGCACTGAATAACTGAGCAACAAAGAAAATAACACTGCCCAGCAGTAAGCCAATACCTGATCCCAGAATAAATCCACGGGACTCGCTCCAGAGAATATTGCGAATAAAAATCATCGGGTCGATTCCATCCACGACAGAACTCAACACACCTACCATGACGAATAAACAAATGCTGATTAGTATGACCAATACATAAAACATAACCAACTTGACCAGCACAATCCTTGTAAACTCCCTCACACTGTTGTACTCCAGCTTCTCCAGCATTCGTTTTCCAATCCAACCATAGATTTCGATCTGTGCGATCATCAATAGAAAGATCGAAATGAAATAGTCGCTGAAGAACCTTCGGCCAGACATGAATTCGAACAGCAGGGTGAACAAAAAACTACCCACAACGATCCAAATTTGAATCTTGATTAGTTTGGTTTTTTCGACTTGCGGCTTCATCTCTGAAATTTAGTAAATTTTCGAAACGGTAATTTCGCGAACAACATCAATCTGTTGTTTAGCAGGCTGATCATCGAATCCAATTTCCATCACAACATCCTCATACAACTTCGCTCGGTCGATGCATTTCTCATCCACATCCAACCAAATTGTTCCCCAATAGTGACTGCGCCCTTTCGTTGAGAAATGCCGGTCGCCCATATCCATTTCAACACCCAGGGGGTTGTTTAGTGTTCGGTATTCAATCAGCGCAAGCGGTTTTCCGTTTTCCACGCTCATCCCCAGCCAGGTTAAAACCACATCCCTGTTTTCGAAATGTCCCAAACCGGCAAGATCCAAATCTACATTGGCCTCCTCTGCCCGAAAAGGCTGATTCAATTTTAACTGATCTGAATTACCCCACGTGAAGAACTCCAGTGCTGCCATATCCCAAACCAGGTTTTTGGCTTCAACGGCCTCCATCGGGAACGAACTAAAAAATTCCGGAGCAAGCAAATCCTGTTGATAGCTGTACTCAAAACCATTCATGTACGAAAGACTGTCAACAGCTCCGACCCCATCGGCTGGAAAGCTGGTTTTACAAACATCTTCCCATTGCACTGTTCCATCGGTCAAACCAATTGAGTACTTCCCTTCAAAACGCTGGCCTCCGGTAGAATTTCCAAACAGATCATAGTTTCGGTATTCCGTTACAACCTGGTATTGATGGCACTCTCTGGAATTCAAATCAACCGAAGGTAACTGACCGGGAAACTCAACATGCTGACTAAACGAGCTTTCAGAAATAAACAACAGGGAAATAAGAACTGCGAAATAATGAATTTGATTTTTTGTTTTCATGACTTTTAGGCTTTAAAGTTTTCATGAATCAAAATTAGCCGAGTCCCTTCCCGTTTAAAAATTAATATCCCCGAGGGGGCGAAGGTTTTCGCTGAACTGTAGTTTCCCGATGCTGAACCGAAACCGAACGAATGATCAAATTATCCAGGCAACAACGGATTCCATCTAAAATTCTCTTTCTTAAAATGTTGGAATCCTGCGAACATTATTACAGACTAATTTGTCTTATTTAGGCATTACACGTTAAAATGACACAATTTCTTCGTATAGCAGGATGTATTTGGGTGTTTTTTGTATTGGTTTTAACCGTACCAACACCAACTCTGAATTTGCAAAAGAACAATCTCTTTGCAGACGAGGGTTCGCATGTCCAGCTTGCGAAAGATCGGGCCGTTTCTTCAATCTACCTGAATGAAGAAAGTAAAAATGAGCAGCAGGAAAAGAATGAAATTCCGACCACTCCGTTCCAGGCTGTGAGCGGATACAATTCTCAGTCTCGCACCGATCTGTATATCACCAAGCATTTAAATCTTCAATTTCAAACGAGCAGGACGCTTGTGCCTTTGTACATCAAAGGACAGGCCTTTCTTTGTTAGCCAACCCGGGAATTCTTTTCCACGATCGAATTAATCAGGACATTGATTGATCGGTGATGTGTTAGGTATTATTTCATGTTATTTACTTTTAATTCCTTGGGTATGGAAACAAAGACAAAAGGGAGTAAAGGACAGGAACAATCCAAAGATTTCGTTTGGAACCTCTTCGACTCCATCTTAGAAAACGCCGTACGGGTGTTTAAATAAACCTCCAGACCACAAGCAATAAACTAATCCACAAACAAAATCTGTATATAACAAGAGGCCGTCCCAACTGAGACGGCCTCTTTACTATTGTATCATTTTGAACAAACTAACTCACTGCAATGCATAGGTCATGTTAGTTTGCACATCCTTCTGCATCGCAACCGGGTCGAATCCAGGTTGAACTTCCTGAACACTTCCGTCAGGATAATACAAATTGTATGAAATTACCTTGCCATCCTGAATTTCGACACCTACTAATTTTTGTAGTTTTTTGCCTTTTACCAAATACCAGCTGTTATCGTCTTCATTGAAAATCATCTCGGTTTTAGCCTTTGAGTCGTTCAGATCTTCAATGGTCATTTTATCTTTCTCGGCAGTCAGACGATACGTTTTGCCGTCAATCTCAACAACCTTCTGTTCTTTCTCGCCTTCTTTCATGCTCATTGGATTGCTTCCGCCCCAAAACTCGATGGTGTTTAACACAACCGCGTCAACAAAGGCTGCAACTTCGTAAACGGGAATAATTACAAAAGCAAGAAACACCAGCTCGTTGACGAATTTATCGCCGACAGTTCCATTCCAATCCCACAGAGAAGTTGTTAACTTAAAGCTACCGTAACAGCCGTTCAGTACTACTGCTACCAGCAGTAAAGCAATTGTTTGTTTTACTTTCTTCATAGAATGATTTTTTAAAGGATTTTGTACGTTGTAAACGACTTTTAAATTGAAGTTCTAATTAAAATTAAGGCACTGAGTGCTCAAATCAAAATTTATTTTAACAGAACACTTATTATTAAACCAAATATAAAACTGCCACTGTCGTATTTTCAGCGGACGATTTTCGACCAAACAAGCTCGTTTAATTCGTTTTTGCATATTTTTGAGCCATGAAAACTGAAGGAAACTTTTTACCGGCCGAATGGGTTGAACAAAGTGGTGTGCAACTGACCTGGCCCGATGCTGAAACCGACTGGGTCGATCTTCTCGACGAGGTCGTTCCTGTTTACGAACAGATGGCCCGCGCTATTTTAGAGCGTGAAAAGCTGTTGATTGTTTGCCGCGACAAATCGAACCTCCCTGAGTTTTTGCAGGCTGAAAACGAACGGCTGCTCATTCACGAAATGCCGATCAACGATACCTGGGCACGCGACCATGCTGCTTTGACCATCATGGAAGAAGGAGAGCCGGTTTTGTTGAACTTCCGCTTCAATGGCTGGGGAATGAAATTCGCTGCCTGCGACGACAACCAGATTACACCGACACTTTTTGAACAGGCTGCTTTCCAACCCGGAGTCCCAATGGTCGATTATTCCTATTTCACCTTTGAAGGCGGAGCCATTGAGAGCAACGATGCCGGCTGCATTTTAACGACCAGCGAGTGTTTGCTGTCGAAAAACCGAAATGAGCATTTAAGTAAATCCGAAATAGAAGGTTTTCTGAAGAACACCCTGGAAGCCGGGAAAATCCTGTGGCTTGACCACGGTTTCCTGGAAGGAGACGACACCGACAGCCACATTGACACACTGGCCCGTTTTTGCAGTGAGGATACGATTGCCTATGTGAAATGCGACGATGAAACGGATATGCACTTTGAGGCCTTGAAAAAGATGAAAGAACAGTTGCAAACCTTGACTGATTTGGAAAACAAACCGTTCAAACTGGTTGCGCTGCCTTTCGCCGATGCTGTTTTTGCTGAAGATGGGCACCGGATTCCGGCAACCTATGCAAATTTTTTAATCATTAACGGGGCTGTTTTGTTTCCGATATACGGGGTGAAACAAGACAAAGAAGCAATCGAAGTGATGCAAAGTCTTTTCCCCGACCGGGAAATCATTCCAATCAACAGTGTTCCGTTGATTAAACAACACGGTTCCATTCACTGCATCAGCATGCAATTCCCCTTGGGAGTTTTATAAAAAGAAAGAATTATGGCAAAAAAAGAAATACGAGTTGGATTGATCCAGCAAAGCAATACAGGAGATGTAGAAGCAAACAAAGCAAAACTGGCGAAAAACATTGCCGACTGCGCCGAAAAGGGTGCGGAACTAGTCGTGCTGCAAGAGCTTCACAACAGCCTGTACTTTTGTCAAACCGAGGATGTTGATTTGTTTGATTTGGCCGAGCCTATTCCCGGACCATCAACCGACTTTTACAGCGAAATTGCAAGCAAACATGGCATCGTGTTGGTCACCTCCTTGTTCGAAAAGCGTGCTCCCGGGTTGTATCACAACACAGCCGTTGTATTTGAAAAAGACGGCACATTGGCCGGTAAGTACCGCAAAATGCACATCCCCGACGACCCGGGCTTTTACGAAAAATTCTATTTCACCCCTGGCGATTTAGGATTCAAACCCATCCAAACCTCGGTGGGTAAATTGGGCGTATTGGTTTGCTGGGACCAGTGGTATCCGGAAGCTGCCCGCCTGATGGCAATGGCCGGAGCCGAGATGCTGATCTATCCCACCGCCATTGGCTGGGATCCGCGCGATACCGATGATGAGAAAAGCCGTCAGCAAAATGCCTGGATCACAATTCAGCGCTCGCATGCTGTTGCCAACGGCATCCCGGTTATCAGCGTAAACCGTGTTGGCCACGAAGCGGATCCGTCGGCAAATTCTGAAGGAATTCAGTTTTGGGGACACAGCTTTGTGGCAGGCCCGCAAGGCGAAATTATTGCCAACACTAGCAGCTCTGAAGAGGAAAACATCCTGGTACAAGCAGACCTGGCTCGATCTGAAGATGTTCGCCGCATTTGGCCATTTCTTCGCGATCGCCGGATCGAAAACTACGGTGAGATAACAAAACGATTCCTGAACGACTAGTTCGAAATGAGATAAAAAAATCCCCGCAGGTTAAATACTTGCGGGGATTTTTCATTTATCGTATTTTGTTCTTAGAAGAAATCTTCGAATTCAGCCGGTTTCTCATCCGAGCCATTCACGTCGTCACAATCGAGGTTCATAATGAAGTTCATTGGTTTCTCAAACTCATGATCGGGCTTATACTCCAGCGTTTTGTCGGCATAAACTTTCTTCATGAATCGTCCCCAAATCGGCAGCGCCATGTTCGCACCCTGCCCGTAGCGGATGTTGTCGAAACGGATACTCCGTAAATCACCACCTGTCCAGACACCGGCAACCAACTGCGGCGTAACACCCATAAACCAACCATCGGAGTGATTCTGAGTCGTTCCCGTTTTTCCGGCAATTGGCCCCTGAATTTCACCGTAAACTTTGTTCCAGCGCAAACGGGTACCGGTTCCGTTGTCAATAACCCCACGCAACAGGCTAATCATCAAATAAGCGGTTTTCTCATCGATGGCATCGTGTCTCTCCGGGCGAAAAGTTGCAATCACGTTGCCGTACTTATCTTCAATACGTGTTACAAAAATCGGCTGTGTATAAACTCCTTTGTTTCCAAAGGTTCCGTAAGCTCCCACCATTTCGTACAGCGTAATATCTGACGTTCCAAGGAACATAGAAGGTACCGGGTCAATGTAGCTGTAGACACCCATCTTGTGCATTACATCAGCCACTGATTGTGGGTTGAATTGCTTCATCACCCATGCCGAGATCTGGTTAACCGAGTTCGCCAAGCCCCATTTGAGTGTAACCATCTTTCCATCGTATTCGGACTCACCCGAGTTTTTCGCTTCCCAAACGGTACCGTCGCCCAAAATAAACTGCTGCTTCACGTTCGGCACTTTAGTACAAGGCGTCAAACCATTTTGCATAGCCAGCGTGTAAAGGAATGGTTTCACGGTAGAACCCACCTGGCGTTTTCCGCCCAAAACCATGTCGTACATAAAATGACGATAGTTAGGCCCACCAACATAGGCGCGCACCTGGCCGGTTTCCAAATCCATGGCCATCATCGACGAACGCAAATAGCTCAGGTTATAACGAATCGAGTCCAGCGGACTCATGATGGTGTCGCGGTCTCCCTTCCACGAAAAGACAGTCATTTCAACCTTTTCGTTAAAGTTCTTCTTAATCTGTTCTGCATTTAGCCCTTGCAAACGAAGCACCCGGTAACGCTCGCTTTGGCGCATCGACAGGGCGAGCAAATGTTCCACGTCGTCGTTGCTCATATCGTCTGAGAAAGGTGGGTTCCGAAGTGTTTTCAGGTGACGTTCAAATCCCGGTTGCAAATCCAGCTTCAGGTGATCTTCAACCGCCTCTTCTGCATACTGCTGCATGCGTGAGTCAATCGTTGTGTAAATCCGCAATCCATCCTGATACAAATCGTAATTCGTGCCATCCGGTTTGAAATTCTTCTTACACCAGCCATAAAGCGGATTGGTCTCCCAGGCAACTGAGTCCTCTTTAAACTTCACCGTTTGCCACGATGCATATTTTGAACGATCAGGCTTGCTTGCTCCCATTGTAATCCGCAAGTACTCGCGAAAATAAGGAGCCAAACCTTCTTTAAAATCTTCACGGGTAAATTCGAGTTCCATCGGGAGAGCCGACAACGAATCACGTTCGGCTTTGCTGATGTAACCGTAGCGCTGCATCTGAGCCAATACCACGTTGCGGCGGTTTTTGGTCAGTTCGGGACGACGAACCGGGTTAAACAGGGCCGAGTTCTTTGCCATCCCTACAAGCATCGCCGATTGCTCAATTGTCAACGAATCGGGAACCGTATTGAAATAAATACGGGCTGCAGATTTAATACCAACAGCCAGGTTCAGAAAGTCGTATTTATTAAGGTACATGGTGATAATCTCTTCCTTCGTGTAACTCTTTTCGAGCTTCACCGCAATCACCCACTCCTTGAATTTACGCAGCACAAGATCCATCTTGCTCTCCATGTCAATACGCGGGAACAACATCTTTGCCAACTGCTGGCTCAAAGTACTACCTCCACCACTACTGCTGTCACCGGTCAAAACACCTTTCAACACACGGAATAGGCCTCGCAAATCGATTCCCGAGTGTTCGTAAAAACGAACGTCCTCAGTGGCCAGCAAAGCTTCCACGAGGTTTTCAGGCAATTGCTCGTAAGTAACAAAGCTTCTGTTTTCGCGGAAGTAGCGCCCGATACTGACATTGTCACGCGAAAGCACTTCCGAAGCCAATAAGCTCTGCGGATTTTCAAGATCTTCAAACGAAGGCATCTCACCCATTTTCCCCTCAGCAATCAGGTAGAAAAATAAGGCCACGGCAATCACACCAACGGCAAAGAGACTCCAGAATCCGATCAAGTATTTCTTAAATCCTGTTTTATCTTTTTTCATCAAAGGTCATTTGAATGTTACGCGACAAATATAACGAAAGGATTAAAATTATTATTTCAGCACCGCATTAGGTATTCTTTCAGGCGAACTGAAGCAGCTTTTTGACATACGGGAACACCGATCGTGAAAACAGGTGCAAAATACTGTATTTCTGCCTTATACCATTCGTCCAAATGACACATAAAAGCAGCCTTTCCAGGTCGAGAAGAACCAATAAAATAATCATTTTCAAAGATATAAAGGAGATAATTTTGTTGTGCCAAAATTTGAAGAAAGACAGACATTTTCTTTTATTTGCAGAAATTTTCATAGTCTGGAGGATATTATGCAAGACAATTTGGTTATCGTTGAGTCTCCCGCAAAAGCAAAAACAATTGAGAAATTCCTGGGAAAAGATTTTCACGTAACATCGAGCATGGGGCATATTCGCGACCTCGAAAAGAAGGACGCCGGCATCGACCTCGAAAACAACTACGTTCCCAAATACGTGGTGTCGCCCGATAAAAAGAAGATTGTTACTGAACTGAAGAAATTAGCCAAGGATGCCAAGCAGGTATGGATCGCATCCGATGAGGACCGCGAAGGAGAAGCCATTGCCTGGCACTTGCAGGAAGTTCTGAAGTTGAAACCCGAAAAGACCAAACGAATTGTTTTCCACGAAATTACCAAAGACGCTATTCTCAAGGCCGTAAAAAATCCCCGACCAATCGATATCAACTTAGTGAATGCGCAACAGGCCCGACGGGTTCTCGACCGCCTGGTTGGTTTCGAAGTTTCGCCGGTACTATGGAAAAAAGTAAAACCTTCGCTTTCGGCAGGGCGTGTACAGTCGGTTGCTGTTCGCCTGATTGTTGAACGCGAACGGGAGATCATCAACTTTGAAAGCACTTCAGCCTTCCGCGTTACCGCAGTTTTCCTGGTTCCAGATGACAAAGGAAATACCGTTGAACTGAAAGCGGAACTGAACAAACGATTCGAGACAAAGGCCGAAGCGCAGAAGTTCCTGGAGAAATGCCAAACAGCTGAATTCAGCATTGCCGACATTCAAACCAGGCCGTCGAAAAGAACGCCGGCAGCGCCATTTACAACTTCGACCTTGCAACAGGAAGCCAGCCGCAAACTGGGATTTTCGGTTTCGCAAACCATGTCGGTTGCTCAGCGCTTGTACGAATCCGGAAAGATCACCTACATGCGTACCGACTCGGTAAACCTGTCGGACCTGGCGATCAACACATCCAAAAGCACTATTATTAATACACACGGCGAGAAATACCACAAGTATCGTCAATATACGACCAAATCAAAAGGAGCGCAGGAAGCGCACGAGGCTATCCGTCCTACCTACATGGACCAGGAAGAGGTTTCGGGAACTGCACAGGAAAAACGCCTGTACGAATTGATTTGGAAAAGAACAATCGCCTCGCAAATGGCCGATGCCGAGTTGGAACGCACAACCGTTTCCATTAAAGTATCGAACACCAGCGAAGTTTTCCAGGCAACCGGCGAGGTGATCAAGTTCGACGGTTTCCTCCGGGTTTACCTCGAGTCGACCGATAACGAAGACGAAGGTTCCGATGCAAAAAGCTTGCTTCCACCGGTTAAAACAAACCAGGTATTGCGCGCTAACTTCATCGAAGCCACCGAGCGTTTCAGCCAAAAGCCACCACGATACACTGAAGCGAGTTTGGTTAAAAAACTGGAAGAGCAAGGCATTGGCCGTCCTTCAACTTACGCGCCAACGATTACAACGATCCAAAACCGCGGTTACGTGGTGAAGGAAGATCGTCCGGGCGTTGAACGCGAGTATATCCAACTGACGCTGAAAAACGGAAAGCTTTCCGACAAAACGAAGGTGGAGACGACCGGTGCTGAAAAATCGAAACTGTTCCCGACCGACATCGGCATGGTTGTGAACGACTTCCTGATGAAATACTTCGACCAGATCATGGATTACAGCTTCACGGCAAATGTTGAAGTTGAATTCGACGAGATTGCAGACGGCAAGCGCGTTTGGAACGAAGTGATTGACGAGTTCTACAAACCATTCCACCAACATATTGAAAATGCCCTGGAGGTATCGGAACGTACAAACGGCGAACGCGTACTGGGTGATGACCCCAAAACGGGACTGCCCGTTTCGGTGAAAATTGGCCGCTACGGCCCGTTGGCACAATTGGGCGAAGCAACCGAGGAAGGCGAAAAACCTCAATTTGCGAGCCTCCGTCCGGGACAAATTCTGGAAACCATTACCTTGGAAGAAGCATTGGAGCTGTTCAAACTTCCGCGCGAAATTGGCGAGTACGAAGGCAAAAAGGTGAAAGTAAATATTGGTCGTTTTGGCCCTTACATTCAGCACGACAGCAAATTCGTATCGTTGGAGAAAAATGTGGATGACCCCTACTCGGTGGAACTTCCACGGGCAATCGAACTGATTGAAGCCAAGCGGGAAAAAGACCGAAATGCGCTGATAAAAACCTTCGAAGAAGAACCGGAACTTCGCATTCTGAATGGGCGGTGGGGACCGTACATTTCTTATAAAAAGAAAAACTACAAGATTGCAAAAGGAACTGAAGCCGAAAAACTTA harbors:
- the trpA gene encoding tryptophan synthase subunit alpha, translating into MKNRINQLFQDKKENILSVYFTAGYPKLDDTVSIIEKLVANGVDLIEIGMPFSDPVADGPVIQHSSLIALKNGMTIKTLFEQLKGIREKVNIPLILMGYLNPVIQFGVEKFCEKCSEVGIDGLILPDLPLNEYQENYREVFAKYNLHNILLITPQTSEKRLVEIDEASSGFIYMVSSSSTTGAKNSVADFHIDYFERIQNMKLKNPRVIGFGISNQETFYNACKYAQGAIIGSAFVKALEGETTLDEKISNFVNQVVKTV
- a CDS encoding LytR/AlgR family response regulator transcription factor produces the protein MKVVIVEDEEPAVIRLKKLISEVDDRIEVIACLESVSQAAEWFVVNSSPDLIFMDIRLADGLSFEIFELVKVEAPVIFTTAYNEYAMKAFKVNSVDYLLKPISRDDLGAALEKFRSLYQNSQSDLKGFQTKLNQLLAQFNQTYKSRFFVKVGQRYKSVSVDEVACFFVEEKSTFILDREEKMLAIDSSLDQLGKQLDPQRFFRVNRNFLVNLNFVSDVIIYSGSRLKVKLKNGHQPGDILVSREKVNAFKEWMDR
- a CDS encoding sensor histidine kinase, whose translation is MKPQVEKTKLIKIQIWIVVGSFLFTLLFEFMSGRRFFSDYFISIFLLMIAQIEIYGWIGKRMLEKLEYNSVREFTRIVLVKLVMFYVLVILISICLFVMVGVLSSVVDGIDPMIFIRNILWSESRGFILGSGIGLLLGSVIFFVAQLFSAIRRMQKLQEEKLIYQYQTLKNQVNPHFLFNSLNTLSTLVHTDADLADEFIQKLASTYRYVLDHNQQVLVQIEEELRFVQSYFYLHQLRGKEKFRLNIDADIPEKLFVLPVSIQLLVENALKHNAATNEKPLVINISADTDGYIRVSNNKQAMQTLEHSTGTGLNNLAERVRQICGRDLVLRETYDEFTVKIPIMESDESRNR
- a CDS encoding DUF3332 domain-containing protein — its product is MKKVKQTIALLLVAVVLNGCYGSFKLTTSLWDWNGTVGDKFVNELVFLAFVIIPVYEVAAFVDAVVLNTIEFWGGSNPMSMKEGEKEQKVVEIDGKTYRLTAEKDKMTIEDLNDSKAKTEMIFNEDDNSWYLVKGKKLQKLVGVEIQDGKVISYNLYYPDGSVQEVQPGFDPVAMQKDVQTNMTYALQ
- a CDS encoding agmatine deiminase family protein, coding for MKTEGNFLPAEWVEQSGVQLTWPDAETDWVDLLDEVVPVYEQMARAILEREKLLIVCRDKSNLPEFLQAENERLLIHEMPINDTWARDHAALTIMEEGEPVLLNFRFNGWGMKFAACDDNQITPTLFEQAAFQPGVPMVDYSYFTFEGGAIESNDAGCILTTSECLLSKNRNEHLSKSEIEGFLKNTLEAGKILWLDHGFLEGDDTDSHIDTLARFCSEDTIAYVKCDDETDMHFEALKKMKEQLQTLTDLENKPFKLVALPFADAVFAEDGHRIPATYANFLIINGAVLFPIYGVKQDKEAIEVMQSLFPDREIIPINSVPLIKQHGSIHCISMQFPLGVL
- a CDS encoding carbon-nitrogen hydrolase, coding for MAKKEIRVGLIQQSNTGDVEANKAKLAKNIADCAEKGAELVVLQELHNSLYFCQTEDVDLFDLAEPIPGPSTDFYSEIASKHGIVLVTSLFEKRAPGLYHNTAVVFEKDGTLAGKYRKMHIPDDPGFYEKFYFTPGDLGFKPIQTSVGKLGVLVCWDQWYPEAARLMAMAGAEMLIYPTAIGWDPRDTDDEKSRQQNAWITIQRSHAVANGIPVISVNRVGHEADPSANSEGIQFWGHSFVAGPQGEIIANTSSSEEENILVQADLARSEDVRRIWPFLRDRRIENYGEITKRFLND
- a CDS encoding transglycosylase domain-containing protein, giving the protein MKKDKTGFKKYLIGFWSLFAVGVIAVALFFYLIAEGKMGEMPSFEDLENPQSLLASEVLSRDNVSIGRYFRENRSFVTYEQLPENLVEALLATEDVRFYEHSGIDLRGLFRVLKGVLTGDSSSGGGSTLSQQLAKMLFPRIDMESKMDLVLRKFKEWVIAVKLEKSYTKEEIITMYLNKYDFLNLAVGIKSAARIYFNTVPDSLTIEQSAMLVGMAKNSALFNPVRRPELTKNRRNVVLAQMQRYGYISKAERDSLSALPMELEFTREDFKEGLAPYFREYLRITMGASKPDRSKYASWQTVKFKEDSVAWETNPLYGWCKKNFKPDGTNYDLYQDGLRIYTTIDSRMQQYAEEAVEDHLKLDLQPGFERHLKTLRNPPFSDDMSNDDVEHLLALSMRQSERYRVLRLQGLNAEQIKKNFNEKVEMTVFSWKGDRDTIMSPLDSIRYNLSYLRSSMMAMDLETGQVRAYVGGPNYRHFMYDMVLGGKRQVGSTVKPFLYTLAMQNGLTPCTKVPNVKQQFILGDGTVWEAKNSGESEYDGKMVTLKWGLANSVNQISAWVMKQFNPQSVADVMHKMGVYSYIDPVPSMFLGTSDITLYEMVGAYGTFGNKGVYTQPIFVTRIEDKYGNVIATFRPERHDAIDEKTAYLMISLLRGVIDNGTGTRLRWNKVYGEIQGPIAGKTGTTQNHSDGWFMGVTPQLVAGVWTGGDLRSIRFDNIRYGQGANMALPIWGRFMKKVYADKTLEYKPDHEFEKPMNFIMNLDCDDVNGSDEKPAEFEDFF